The genomic segment tggccaatcgcagcgctcagctccacccagttgagccaaacacatgaagataccggagcctataccgggagaacggagcggcgcccagggataatagtaagtgcagggagatcactgtgcgccgctctccatgtctgtatacttagtttagattttttattgtagtgaaagatcctctttaaatgAGATCAACAGGCTAACCGCAGCCGCTTTCCAAAACTGGAGTGgggtaaaaatgcaaaatgttgCAAAATTTCAGTGGTATGAGATAACCAGCTTTGACAAACCTTTCACGTTGTTCTGAGCCAAGTGAAAAGTAAGGAAGGGCACACCTGGTATCTAGTACACATTAGGCAGAGCAGTTACTAGGGTACAGCTTGGCGCAATGGGCAGCTTTTCCTCTCACTCACGTCGTATGTTCTTACACTTTCAGCCTTATTGAGCGGTATTGCCATATGGTTCCTTTCTgtgaatgctgctgctgctgctgacatattGCTGTTGATCACTGGTGGAGCTGTCATTCGCCCAACTACGCAAACAGAAGCCTACGAAATCCAAACCTACCGGACGCGCCTTACCTTGAAGAGTACAACAAACCTACCACACCAATCAGATTTTATTACCAATTTTGAAGAGAATTTGACATTATCTGTAGCCAAAACCCATAATCCACTTACTCCAGAGAGTGAGAGTTTTTCCACGAAGATCCCGGACAGCTCATGGATTAAAGCAGACCAGGCTGACACAAGGCGCATCGCTGGGGCAGAATTAAGTGACCGCACGCGTTTCTATCCACGTCTTTACTTTGTCGACAAGCAGTCAGTGACAACTGACATCACCACTGATGTAATGGAAACAGACAAGATGGTTTGCGAGCCTGGACCAAACAACGCAGAACTCCTAGCTATTGTCACAGGAGCGGTTTTCCTCACTATTTTATTAAGTAAgtttaaaataatatataaaacaaGGTCTCTAAAATAgaaacaatgggggagatttatcaaaactggcgtaaaggaaaactggcttagttgcccatagcaaccaatcagatttcacctttcattgttttggaaaatgaaaggtggaatctgattggttgctatgggaaacagcCAGCTTTCTTTtacgccagttttgataaatctcccccaatgaatattcaagacaaATGTAAAAGAATGAAAAGCGTATCTGCTTAGGCTATGCTAACATCAGCATTTTGAAATCGGGTAGGCAGTTTCAGCACAggaacagcctgacagaagccAGATTATGATggaaccccattgactataatgggatccggctgcTCTCCGGACAGACAAAAAGTCGCGCAGACAGGACTTTATGCTGGAAACCAGCCGGATTCCCGGCAAATCCCTTTGTAGGCAATGGGGATCCTGCGGTCCCCAGCTATGACAATGTGAACGTAGCCAATGGGGATCTGTAACTTCTCCGgacttgtctgttttagcaactgcTTGCATCCCCCTTATAATAACAGTTCAGAGgcacatccccaactggtaacatccagctggaccttcattgtaaactgctagcaattaattcataacttctagaaggattaataaaggaatggcacaacataggtcATAAGAAtaattgttattatatggggaatAGCAGTAGTTACTAAAGCAGATGTCAGGAGGGGTAACTGGTCCTCTTAAAGAAGATGTAACCCTCAGCTTTGAATTATCATGTCATTATCTCTGCATGGAGCATTCAGCAGGTATTTGCATGTATTCATTGATTGCCTTGGGCTGTTATGTGCTGTGATTTGCACTAAAACTAAATAGCAGCTGGCATGTAACTATCCTTATCTTTTGTGTGCATGTAAAGTGTGTGTTTTCCTGGCCATTTTGGGGTTGTCCATGGAAGCCATTTACTCCATTAACCTTACTGTGATGCTGGGGCACCATCCTGTAAGTTTTGCTCTTCACTGTAGAAGgctagctgtttttttttttttttttttgaaaattaggTAGCAatctaaggccaagttcacacttcagttatttggtcagtcatTTCCATCAGCAATTGTGAGCTAAAACTAGGTGCGGGTCAAAAGCAcaaaacaggagcagatcttcctATTATACTTTtactctgtgtaggcttcaccactggttttggctcacaataactgattgaaataactgaagtgtgaacgcaaCCTTATGGGTATTTGTGTTAGTTCAGTCATTTTACATGGAGATAAGCACAAGAGGAACTGCTTACTCCCCATGTCTGTTGAAATCCACCTGCACACTTAGCCAATCTAAGAATTCATGTTAAATGGGGGACTAGGGAGATATAGCTGTTACCGGTCACCCAACTGCTCGTTCAGACATCTCATGTGTACACTGCCAGCTCAGATACTTTCCACAATATcaactatttttttttcatggaaaaaTGTATCCTAGGAAATATTGTGTGCGTTCATAGCCCATATGAAAGCCCTTGGGATCAATGATCCAACTTGTGGAATACCCATGCTGCACATGTTAACAGCTCATGTGATAATGGCCTGTACAAGCCATACAGTTCACACAACAGAGAGGTGAGTAAACACGTGCCAAGTGAGCAATCATCAGAAACTAATCATTTGTTTCTGATAATTGCCTGACCGTCGGTGGAGATTTACATGTAGCAATCACCTCCGAtagtccccatacagattcaacTACTTGCAGGACAAATTTTGAGTGCCACATCACTAATGGTCTCACCCAACAAATgagcatttgctcgttcatcagtgGCACCTTTACTTGGCCAAATATCTGGAATGAGTGTTCATACAAACATTTATTCCCAATAATTGGTCTGTGTGAAAGGACCTTATAGTTCTGCCAGATTCCTCTGGCAGCAACATCCTTGAGAACAaacgcatgttgaaatccaacagtctGGTCCTTCTCCCAACATCTGCCATCCAGGGAAAGACTGGACTTTCTTATATACATTAGATGCTCAACTGGCCACACTGAATTTGGTGGGTTTGGCCAACATTCATGTGTATGGCCACCAGTCTGGGTTTGACCAACAACTATTCCTCCTGGCTCAAGCCCATGTTCCACAGAGCCACCTTAAAACTCCATGCAGTAAATGAGTTGACTGTGAGAATGTTAATGGGCTAAATAGCCAGCAGTTTAATCAAATGTTCAAGACCTATTCTGACCATGGTTCCCCTTTTGTTACTCCGTTTTCTTCTAGGTGCCCTTCTCTACCAGTTTGCAGTGTTtatgaaaaacaaaaaagctCAGAGAGACAACTCCGTATTCATCATTGAGAACGAAGTTCATAAATATGACGTAGAAGCCAATGGACTAGAACCAGAAACAAAGCTATAATGAAACGTTCATCCAGCAGGTCATTAATTCATGCTCATGAGGTTATCTGAGCATGCCAACAAAGACATTTTGGGTGACTTACAGGGGACTAACAATGAGTGGTTTCTCCACCATTTTttgttggcggcttataatgtagtTTTATCCCTGGAGGGGTTTCTCTGACCTGCGCTTCACATCTTCTCCATCAAACCACCTCACTCTTGTACCGGGAGCTGCTGATGTCATCATGAGACCACACATACCATTATAAATATGATAAAAAATAGTCAACTATTAACAGGACAGTTAATAGGAAGTAGAAGAGCTGCTAAGTGTTGAGAAGACGGGTAAAACCACACAGAACGGATTAGCACTTAATAAACTTGGTAAATTACATGGAGGCTAGGTTTAAGAATTTCAGGCAATATTGAGTAAAAGCTAATTAATTCTCAAACTCATGATTTTTTTCATATGctctatacatatataattatttcATTTCATTGTATGAATTTTTCCATAAAGGACCTGCATCGTTTCCTGATGGGAATATGAAAAAAGCTTGTCGAGGCAGAGAGGGTTCTTGCTCTACTTGCATCTTTAATATAAGACCTTTTCAAGATAAGTTCAGATGGCTATTAGTTCACCAAGTCCATCATAGGATTCAGCTTGATCTTCTCTGTGGAAGTACAGGAGATCCGAGTACTCTATGACTTGTACCTCTTTATGATTATTCTGTAGGAATAAGGAAGAGGAGAGGTCATCTTGAATATTTGGCATTCTTATCTTTGTTTGCCTGTGCAGATTTCAAATATTAGGAGAAATCTGATGTTGAGTGACTAGagctttaaagggcttgtccagggaAATAAAAAGTTATCTGGCTCACTCTGTCAGTGACTGTATGCAGAGACACAGAAGGGGGGCGGGCTTAGCTAATAAAGTAATCCAGGTAGCCACCAACACAGAGAAGGGGGAGGAAGTTCTCTGCTGTGTCAGAACAAACTTGGAAGCATAAGGTCACCAGGGCAGTATTCAGAATGACAGTAAATTAGAAAGTCTCAGTAAAATTTATTAGGCCAAAAACCAAATGATCTTGTATTTCGTTTGCGATCCCTTTAATGGGGAAAATGTCATGGACTGAATCTTCTTCCCAAAGTGTATAACACATTTTTGCAAAGTTTGGATCATGTTTTGTATAAAGAAACACACGTTCAAACGCAAATGAAATCCTCGATCAATCCAATAAATTATGAAAAGATTTTATTCATtctatttatgccagaaataaagaatttacacatGAAGAAAATAAGCGGTTTATACAGGATCAGGTTAGTCATAATGATGGACAATTTGTGCCAATCAGCAAGTTACTACCGACCAAATACAAGCTGCACAGAATATCAGACATTTATAATAAAAGCCATTCCCAGCTGCCAGCTCTAATGGTAGATCACAGCTATCAGTAATGACATTTTTACAATATATTAGAGGAATTTCTATTCCATATTTTAGGTAAAGTAACGCCAAACTGTGCTGCATTCAGATACTACCTTCAATCGTCTGATGGCAGAAGGGAAGTGAGTGGGCTTGCTCTAGGCAATCAGCCATACAATCTATCTGAAACACAGGGATTGTTCAGCGAAGAAAACAGACTGGCAAAAAAATTAACCCGTTGTGCTTGAGCTCATTGTGGTGCCCTGTGGAAAAGACCAGCAAAAACCAAGGAGAGTGACGAGATTACCATATAGCAGCTCTAGTTTAGCCTCTGGGTCTTGCGTCTGGAATGACTGGGATAATGGGATTCCACATAATAAATGACTATACCGAGAATTAGCTATTTTTAGCTGCATTTGAGACACTAAGATTTCAAATAGTTCCAGaagttttttaaaggggttgtcgcacgtcagcaaatggcatttattatgtagagaaagttaatacaaggcacttactaatgtattgtgaatgtccatattgattcctttgctggctggattcatttttccatcacattatacactgctcgtttctaacGGTTACGGCCATCGTTGCAGCGCAGATATGAGATGTCCAGGAAGGGAGCTACTGCGcatgcactttttcctatagtgtgcaagcacggccaccgctcctggattgcagggtggtcataacccctgtatagtgtaatggaaaaatgaagccagccagcaaaggaggcaatatggacaatcacaatacattagtaagagactTACTacgaactttctctacatgataaatgccatttgctgaaatgagacaacccctttaagcatggggCTACATCGCAGCATAGTGGAATTCAATGGAATCGCAATGAGACTCATGGGTTAATGTGAATAGGACTCTACGTCACAAGAATCCAACCCTTTCTTGTGACTGTATTGTTGCAGTAAACCACGAGTCGCAACCAAACTACTTTAACTATGCTGCTGCAATGTACCATAGTGAAAGAgccaagtagcctaaggcctcatacacacgaccgtggtgtgttttgcggtccgcaaatcgcggagccgcaaaacacgaatagcgtccgtgcgcgttccggaacagcacggacagcctttaataaaaatgcctattcttgtccgcaaagcgcggacaagaataggacatgttatatattttttagcggggccacggaacggagcaacggatgaggacagcacacggagtgcgtgGCGTGGGTCAGACTCTtccccctccaatcagctgtctGACGAGCCCTCTGGTGAATGGACAAAGTGGCAATACCCAGCACAGCCGCTACGACTATGGCATGCTGAGTGTATGAAGCCCTGTAAACAATGAAGATGCCACAGTGCTCACCAGGAGTGCCATGGTCTCTTCAAACGGCTGATTGGTTAGGGTCTAGGCACCCCAACAATCTATGGATAGCCGCTCctaaggaaaggtcatcagtattaaaatactGGAGAACCCCCTTAAGATGAAAGCAGGTAAAGGCAGCAGGTTTGATTTAGGtttctcccttaaaggggttgacataccgccattttcacccaggcagcccctctgatatgatCTTTGgaccatttcatgctccgatgctctcctttgccctgcgctgaatcgcgcaggacAAAGGCTTTTTtaggagatctggtgacgtaccgggcccTCCATAGGGACTGCTTGGCAGAAGCTTCTGCCCAGCAGCGAGCCCAGTGACGCAACCGTCACTATTGGGCGGACTTTAAcaatgccctagcctgtaaaacggctaggacaGCACTAAAGCCcatccatcagagccggtgacgtcacatgcaacactgctaggtggaagcctctgcctagtagTTTTAAAAacgatacagcgcagggcaagggagagcatcagagcatgaaaagcGGCCTGGGTGAAACTgggaataaggcctcctgcacacgaccgtaggtgtcccgtggCTGTTTTGTGgccccgcaatacacgggcaccgttccgtatgcggacctattcactttaatgggtccgcaaatccgaagatgcggatggaagcacggaacggaaccctacggagtccttctgtggggtttcgtcccgtacttccgttccccaaaaaaaagatagaacctgTTTTGCAGCACAGCCACagggcgcacacgtttgtgtgcaggaggcctaagtctggGTTGAGAgctgaacccctttaaataaataggATTTTGTTGACTATAAAGAAAATTTCAAAGGTTTCCATAGTGAGTGAACTGACTTGCAGAGACTTCAAACCTTTCGGCCGTCCCAAAATTGGTGGGAAAATGTCCCAGGACTGCAAATAAATGAAGCATTTGAGATCAcgttatttgtaaaaaaaaaaaaaaaaaaaaactgtttacctTTACGGCCTTGTGTcccaaaacatattctacatttttccaacTAGCACCTGACtcttgaatatttttgtaattgcatgtaattaaaattttgtatagccactgagttattcaataaaatggatctgtatagcgccccctgctgtttgttcttttccttattttttgaccGTCTCATTATGTTGGTTAAACGTgcccagtttaaatcttcaactgccaccagccatacgatctgttagaagctgtggcagttacagggagaaagctgcagcagaaaggacacatcccctgagctgctaGGCTGgagagaatctagcagagcaaatgGATCAGTGAATGTgaggtgaggtacagggctggttctagctttgtgagaaaggtattgtcatgtactataagaTGTCtgaattttttacatcaatcagggCATAAGGTGTTACTGAGAATGCAATGTACATGGTATATAAACAGTCCCATCAATTATATTTGGGaaacatatattatattataattatCTGACGCTTTAAGTACAGAAAAAAACCCTGAAAACAAGAAATGTATAAGACAGCCGGTATCCCATCCATAACACTAATATCCCGCACAAGTCATCCTGTAATATAACTCGGAGTATCAGTACAATTATTATACAGCTGCCAGTAACATTTCAGATATTTACAATGACACCATTTTACCACCAATAAATACACCAGATTTCCAAGACATATACATCTAATATAGTTTTACATGCTATACAGTAAGGCTTTGTCATTGCACAATGTAACTACTGAGGTTTACTTATAAGGCTTTGGCTAAAAGCTACCCACGGCAGACATCAGGATCACCTATTACATCAGCCACTACAACGCATTCAATCCTATGTATGAGCTCCACTATGTATCCAGCTTACGATTTCCGCCACCAACGCCTTTCCATTAATAGCAGCATGGCCTTTATGCCGTAGTACCTCCAAATAAAACCACAGACCCTTACCTTCTATAATACAGGTCTACGATATACTTTACTACACTGTGGGAGGCTTATCAATTCCTTTGCGCCAGAATTGTGGCTGAAAAAAAGTTGGAAATGTTGTCCCACCGCTTACTCCACTCCTGAC from the Bufo bufo chromosome 2, aBufBuf1.1, whole genome shotgun sequence genome contains:
- the LOC120988497 gene encoding uncharacterized protein LOC120988497, producing MKSRWGLGVLLLAALLSGIAIWFLSVNAAAAADILLLITGGAVIRPTTQTEAYEIQTYRTRLTLKSTTNLPHQSDFITNFEENLTLSVAKTHNPLTPESESFSTKIPDSSWIKADQADTRRIAGAELSDRTRFYPRLYFVDKQSVTTDITTDVMETDKMVCEPGPNNAELLAIVTGAVFLTILLSALLYQFAVFMKNKKAQRDNSVFIIENEVHKYDVEANGLEPETKL